Proteins found in one Hypericibacter terrae genomic segment:
- a CDS encoding O-linked N-acetylglucosamine transferase family protein, with amino-acid sequence MRGSPVETGMIENAMALHRAGTLERAEAAYRALLERQPGHIGALGGLGVLLFQTGRREAAVEPLERATAGAPKDAQLQINLGAAYASLQRHGEAIASFQRGLALDARHVDGWRNLAKSLLAANRLEEARVALDRLEALVPADRECRRLQADLMLRGDRAVDATTTLRRLVQEDPKDVRAWVSLARALFRQGDYQGSAEANRKALRLDPQEPTALINFGIDLKILGHRDQAVATLRQAIERTPKNAFAWRNLGAIHESAKREEEAVAAYRQALAIDPADPAAASLLRLYQQQCAWAEAAPLQARIAAATEAALAKGEKPEESPLAHLSHCTDEAENLRIARAWSQAAVTRIGGQRVARPAPDLDRERRLRIGYLSSDFGEHPVAQLTVGLFERHDRRQVDVTAYAIGVDDGSPWRQRIAKAADRLVDITPLGFRAAAERIAADKIDILIDLNGHTGAARLEILAFKPAPLQALWLGYPGTSGADFIDYVLTDINVTPPEAAADYSEQLCWLPNLFQPNDNHQAIAEQPVTRAEWGLPEGVPVFCSFNQGFKIEPALFDCWMQILRASPGSVLWLPSGNPQMPVNLRAEAEKRGVAPERLVFASRPDKALHLKRLSLADIALDTWTYNGHTTTSDALWAGLPVVALEGTHYASRVSASVLRAIGLPELVARTREDYAALALRYAGDREALAALKARIAANRATAPLFDTERFLRNLERAYRALWRRLAAGKPPAAIRIVEPPKAERAETDRLFAEAEAHRMSGEAEAAAALYRAVRAQDGARVNPHLHLAALQQAAGDPAAAAESYREVVALRPNLAEAWINLGVADQAAPPIERALRCYRRALEIDPSLVVASVNLVGLLVERERFAEAAKVAEAALTHSPGDRGLLLAWARALIGLEDGAGAERRLREVLARDPQDSDGLFQLGRALAAQLRFPEAIAAYRAALAVDPKPVFIWNNLATALRECERLVEAEEALRTALALDPKLVGLHTNLAMVVRGLGRAEESLAITRQALELEPDNPDAHRRLAFALMTMGRVEEGHAEYEWRWQSPSFLTRARRIVAPFWQGEPIAGKRLLLQSEQGLGDTLQYIRYARNAAEAGAVVLAEVQAPAVRLVQSMPEISQVFSNSQELPPVDFQVPLMSLPHRFKISMATIPAQVPYLRATPADRERWAERTARLPRPLVGFAWRGNPKYPNDRRRTMSLRPLADLIRTLSGSAIALQLDMKDDELTGNGLVGRLLDPAKDLGASPQRFADLADTAGLIDGLDLVIAVDTGIAHLAGALARPVWIMLPAESDPRWYLDREDSPWYPTARLFRQATAGDWDEVARRMARALREPNAFARRGAG; translated from the coding sequence GTGAGGGGCAGCCCCGTCGAAACCGGCATGATCGAGAACGCGATGGCGCTGCACCGCGCCGGCACGCTGGAACGCGCGGAGGCCGCCTATCGCGCGCTGCTCGAACGCCAGCCCGGCCATATCGGCGCGCTGGGCGGGCTGGGTGTGCTGCTGTTCCAGACCGGGCGCCGCGAGGCGGCGGTCGAGCCGCTCGAACGCGCGACGGCGGGCGCGCCGAAGGACGCACAGCTGCAGATCAATCTGGGCGCCGCTTATGCCAGCCTGCAGCGGCATGGCGAAGCCATCGCGAGTTTCCAGCGTGGGCTGGCGCTCGATGCGCGTCATGTCGATGGCTGGCGCAATCTCGCCAAGTCGCTGCTGGCCGCGAACCGGCTCGAGGAGGCCAGGGTCGCGCTCGATCGGCTCGAGGCGCTGGTGCCGGCCGACCGCGAATGCCGCCGCCTGCAGGCGGACCTGATGCTGCGCGGCGACCGCGCCGTCGACGCGACCACGACCCTGCGCCGCCTGGTGCAGGAGGATCCGAAGGATGTTCGCGCCTGGGTGAGCCTGGCGCGCGCGCTGTTTCGTCAGGGCGACTATCAAGGTTCGGCCGAGGCCAACCGCAAGGCCCTGCGGCTCGATCCGCAAGAACCGACGGCGCTGATCAATTTCGGGATCGATCTCAAGATCCTGGGACACAGGGATCAGGCCGTCGCCACCTTGCGCCAGGCGATCGAGCGCACACCGAAGAATGCCTTTGCCTGGCGCAATCTCGGCGCGATCCATGAATCCGCGAAACGGGAAGAGGAGGCGGTCGCCGCCTATCGTCAGGCGCTGGCGATCGATCCCGCGGACCCCGCGGCGGCCTCGCTGCTGCGGCTCTATCAGCAGCAATGCGCCTGGGCGGAGGCCGCGCCCTTGCAGGCCCGCATCGCCGCGGCGACCGAGGCGGCCCTCGCCAAGGGCGAGAAGCCGGAAGAATCGCCGCTGGCCCATCTCTCGCATTGCACCGACGAGGCCGAGAACCTGCGCATCGCGCGGGCCTGGTCGCAGGCCGCCGTCACCAGGATCGGCGGGCAGCGCGTGGCGCGGCCGGCGCCGGATCTCGATCGCGAGCGGCGGTTGCGCATCGGCTATCTCTCCAGCGATTTCGGCGAGCATCCGGTGGCGCAGCTCACCGTCGGCCTGTTCGAGCGCCATGACCGCCGGCAGGTCGACGTCACCGCCTATGCGATCGGCGTCGATGACGGCAGTCCCTGGCGCCAGCGCATCGCCAAGGCCGCCGACCGGCTGGTCGATATCACGCCGCTGGGATTCCGCGCGGCGGCCGAACGCATCGCCGCCGACAAGATCGATATCCTGATCGATCTCAATGGCCATACCGGGGCCGCGCGGCTCGAGATCCTGGCCTTCAAGCCCGCGCCGCTCCAGGCGCTGTGGCTGGGCTATCCCGGGACATCGGGCGCGGACTTCATCGACTATGTCCTGACCGATATCAATGTGACGCCACCCGAAGCGGCCGCCGACTATAGCGAGCAGCTCTGCTGGCTGCCGAACCTGTTCCAGCCGAACGACAATCACCAGGCGATCGCCGAGCAGCCGGTCACGCGCGCAGAGTGGGGCCTGCCCGAGGGCGTACCGGTGTTCTGCTCCTTCAATCAGGGCTTCAAGATCGAGCCCGCCTTGTTCGATTGCTGGATGCAGATCCTGCGGGCCTCGCCAGGCTCCGTCCTCTGGCTGCCTTCGGGCAATCCGCAGATGCCGGTCAATCTGCGCGCCGAGGCCGAGAAGCGCGGCGTCGCCCCGGAGCGCCTCGTCTTCGCCAGCCGTCCCGACAAGGCCCTGCATCTCAAGCGCCTGTCGCTCGCCGATATCGCGCTCGATACCTGGACCTACAACGGCCACACCACGACCAGCGATGCGCTCTGGGCGGGCCTGCCGGTGGTGGCCCTCGAAGGCACGCATTATGCCAGCCGCGTCTCGGCCAGCGTGCTGCGCGCGATCGGCCTGCCGGAGCTGGTGGCGCGCACGCGCGAAGACTATGCGGCGCTGGCCCTGCGCTACGCGGGCGATCGCGAGGCGCTGGCGGCGCTCAAGGCCAGGATCGCCGCGAACCGGGCGACGGCGCCGCTGTTCGACACCGAGCGCTTCCTGCGCAATCTCGAGCGGGCCTATCGCGCTCTGTGGCGGCGTCTTGCGGCCGGCAAGCCGCCCGCGGCGATCCGCATCGTCGAGCCGCCCAAGGCCGAGAGGGCCGAGACCGATCGTCTCTTCGCCGAGGCGGAGGCGCATCGGATGTCGGGCGAGGCGGAAGCCGCGGCCGCGCTCTATCGCGCCGTCCGGGCGCAAGACGGGGCCCGCGTCAATCCGCATCTCCATCTGGCCGCCTTGCAGCAGGCCGCCGGCGACCCGGCGGCGGCGGCCGAGAGCTATCGCGAGGTCGTGGCGTTGCGGCCCAATCTCGCGGAGGCCTGGATCAATCTCGGCGTGGCGGATCAGGCGGCGCCGCCGATCGAGCGTGCCTTGCGCTGCTATCGGCGCGCGCTCGAGATCGACCCGTCGCTGGTCGTTGCCTCGGTCAATCTGGTCGGCCTGCTGGTCGAGCGTGAGCGTTTCGCCGAGGCGGCCAAGGTCGCCGAGGCGGCGCTGACGCATTCGCCGGGCGATCGCGGCCTGCTCCTGGCCTGGGCGCGGGCCCTGATCGGTCTGGAGGATGGCGCCGGGGCCGAGCGCAGGCTGCGCGAGGTCCTCGCCCGCGATCCCCAGGATTCCGATGGGCTCTTCCAATTGGGCCGGGCACTGGCGGCGCAGCTTCGGTTCCCGGAGGCGATCGCGGCCTATCGCGCGGCCCTGGCGGTCGATCCGAAGCCGGTCTTCATCTGGAACAATCTGGCGACGGCCTTGCGCGAATGCGAGCGGCTGGTCGAGGCCGAGGAGGCCTTGCGCACCGCCCTGGCGCTGGATCCCAAACTGGTCGGGCTTCACACCAACCTGGCCATGGTCGTGCGCGGTCTCGGCCGCGCCGAGGAATCGCTCGCGATCACGCGCCAGGCGCTCGAGCTCGAACCCGACAACCCGGATGCCCATCGCCGCCTGGCGTTCGCGCTGATGACGATGGGCCGGGTCGAGGAAGGCCATGCCGAGTATGAGTGGCGCTGGCAGTCGCCCTCGTTCCTGACCCGCGCGCGCCGGATCGTGGCTCCCTTCTGGCAGGGCGAGCCGATCGCCGGCAAACGACTCCTGCTGCAGAGCGAGCAGGGGTTGGGGGACACGCTTCAATATATCCGCTACGCCCGCAACGCCGCGGAGGCCGGTGCCGTGGTCCTGGCCGAGGTCCAGGCGCCGGCCGTGCGCCTGGTGCAATCCATGCCCGAGATCAGCCAGGTGTTCAGCAACAGCCAGGAGCTGCCGCCGGTCGATTTCCAGGTGCCGCTCATGAGTCTGCCGCATCGCTTCAAGATCAGCATGGCGACCATTCCCGCGCAGGTTCCCTATCTCCGGGCGACGCCGGCCGATCGCGAGCGATGGGCGGAGAGAACGGCGCGGCTGCCGCGTCCGCTGGTGGGGTTCGCCTGGCGCGGCAATCCGAAATATCCGAACGATCGCCGGCGCACGATGTCCCTGCGGCCGCTGGCGGATCTGATCCGGACTCTTTCCGGAAGCGCGATCGCGCTGCAGCTGGACATGAAGGATGACGAGCTGACCGGCAACGGGCTGGTTGGGCGGTTGCTCGATCCGGCCAAGGATCTGGGCGCGTCGCCGCAGCGCTTCGCCGATCTGGCGGACACGGCGGGCCTCATCGACGGGCTCGATCTGGTGATCGCCGTGGACACCGGCATCGCCCATCTGGCGGGCGCCCTGGCACGGCCGGTTTGGATCATGCTGCCGGCCGAGAGCGATCCGCGGTGGTATCTCGATCGCGAGGACAGCCCCTGGTATCCGACCGCCCGGCTGTTCCGCCAGGCCACGGCCGGCGATTGGGACGAGGTCGCCCGCCGCATGGCGCGGGCGCTGCGCGAACCCAACGCCTTCGCGCGACGAGGGGCGGGATGA
- a CDS encoding tetratricopeptide repeat protein, whose protein sequence is MTASQRPVTASERALACHRAGDLVGAESAYREALAAAPDDPAALGGLGVLLVQTGRSQDAIAPLERAVEKAPADAQGQVNLGSAYAGTGRLPEAIAAFRRALMQAPDHRHGWRNLAMALLRSDRFDEAAVAIERLLKLAPDQAEPHRLAADLAMRRQRPADAARIYEQLLGREPGNARHEAGLAGALAAQGEFAAAAAHWRKAVSLAPDRAEYWNQLGTSCRASGDSSGAIEAQRRALALKPDHAAFHLNLGAALYDQGLIKEAMAAFRRAVELERSNALAWRNLGSALEMLGRNAEAANAYREAFALEPANATGQALLLTQLLQQCDWAGAAPLLARVAADTKSKLAQGRKPEETPLAHLSRSSDEAETLAVARAWVRQMQSRLAGARIARRTPDLDPDRRLKIGYFTSDMHDHPVAHLTVGLFEHHDRSAFELSIYSHGRVDASPWRRRAEAAADRFVNLHGLGQRAMAERVAADGIDILVDLNGHSSGAKMEALALRPAPIQALWLGYPGSSGADFIDYLITDIVATPPEAAADYSEALLWLPQVFQPNDDRQEIAAEATTRARWGLPADGVVFASLNQGFKIEPASFALWMGLLRELPRSVLWLRSPSAEMLANLRRAAVAHGVAQERLVFADRPEKPVHLQRLSLADIALDTWTYNGHTTTSDALWAGVPVITLEGSHYASRVSASVLRAIGLPELIAATPEDYRALALRYGRDASARAALKARLAANRKTMPLFDTARFTRNLEAGYRAIWRRHVRGTKPASIRLVEPTGAAASAVGAAMGEAEAFRHSGDRRKAIVAYRRALALDPADVRGQLHLADLLRTEGATGEAADRYREAAALDPSLAEAWGGLAAILAEGGPMAKHLDRCRDLAAGRMRLGAS, encoded by the coding sequence ATGACAGCCAGCCAGCGACCCGTGACAGCGAGCGAGAGAGCGCTCGCCTGCCATCGCGCGGGCGATCTGGTGGGCGCGGAATCCGCCTATCGGGAAGCCCTGGCCGCCGCCCCCGACGATCCCGCGGCGCTGGGCGGTCTCGGCGTCCTGCTGGTTCAGACCGGACGGTCCCAGGACGCCATCGCGCCACTCGAACGGGCTGTCGAGAAGGCGCCGGCCGATGCGCAAGGCCAGGTCAATCTCGGCAGCGCCTATGCCGGCACGGGCCGTCTGCCGGAGGCGATCGCCGCGTTCCGGCGCGCGCTGATGCAGGCGCCGGATCATCGCCATGGCTGGCGCAATCTGGCGATGGCCCTGCTGCGCAGCGACCGGTTCGACGAGGCGGCTGTCGCCATCGAGCGCCTGCTCAAGCTGGCGCCCGATCAGGCCGAGCCGCATCGTCTCGCGGCCGATCTCGCGATGCGGCGTCAGAGGCCCGCCGATGCCGCGCGGATCTATGAGCAGTTGCTCGGCCGCGAACCTGGCAATGCGCGTCATGAGGCGGGGCTGGCCGGTGCGCTGGCGGCGCAGGGCGAGTTCGCGGCGGCGGCGGCGCATTGGCGCAAGGCGGTCTCGCTGGCGCCCGATCGCGCGGAGTATTGGAATCAGCTCGGCACTTCCTGTCGTGCGAGCGGCGACAGCAGCGGCGCCATCGAGGCCCAGCGCCGCGCGCTCGCGCTCAAGCCGGACCACGCCGCCTTTCATCTCAATCTCGGCGCCGCCCTCTATGATCAGGGCCTGATCAAGGAGGCGATGGCGGCCTTCCGTCGCGCGGTCGAGCTCGAGCGCTCGAATGCGCTGGCCTGGCGCAATCTCGGCAGTGCCCTGGAGATGCTGGGCCGCAATGCCGAGGCCGCGAATGCCTATCGCGAGGCCTTCGCCCTGGAGCCCGCGAATGCGACCGGCCAGGCCCTGTTGCTGACCCAATTGCTGCAGCAATGCGATTGGGCGGGCGCGGCCCCGCTGCTGGCGCGCGTCGCGGCCGACACGAAATCCAAGCTGGCGCAGGGCCGCAAGCCCGAGGAGACGCCGCTGGCCCATCTCTCGCGATCGAGCGACGAAGCGGAGACGCTGGCGGTCGCGCGCGCCTGGGTGAGACAGATGCAGTCGCGTCTCGCGGGCGCACGGATTGCGCGGCGGACCCCGGATCTCGATCCGGATCGCCGCCTCAAGATCGGCTACTTCACCAGCGACATGCACGACCATCCGGTCGCCCATCTGACCGTCGGTCTGTTCGAGCATCACGATCGCAGCGCCTTCGAGCTCTCGATCTATTCTCACGGCCGCGTCGATGCCAGCCCGTGGCGGCGGCGCGCCGAAGCGGCCGCGGATCGTTTCGTCAATCTGCACGGGCTGGGTCAGCGCGCGATGGCCGAACGCGTCGCGGCCGACGGGATCGATATCCTGGTCGATCTCAACGGCCATTCCAGCGGCGCCAAGATGGAGGCGCTGGCCTTGCGGCCGGCGCCGATCCAGGCGCTGTGGCTGGGCTACCCCGGCAGCTCGGGCGCGGACTTCATCGACTATCTGATCACCGACATCGTCGCCACGCCGCCGGAGGCTGCCGCCGACTACAGCGAAGCCCTCCTCTGGCTGCCGCAGGTGTTCCAGCCGAACGACGACCGGCAGGAGATCGCGGCCGAGGCGACGACGCGCGCGCGCTGGGGCCTGCCGGCGGACGGCGTGGTGTTCGCCTCGCTCAATCAAGGCTTCAAGATCGAGCCCGCCAGCTTCGCCCTGTGGATGGGCCTGCTGCGCGAGCTGCCGCGCTCGGTGCTGTGGCTGCGCAGCCCCAGTGCTGAGATGCTGGCCAATCTGCGCCGTGCGGCGGTGGCCCATGGCGTTGCGCAAGAGCGCCTGGTCTTCGCGGACCGGCCGGAGAAGCCGGTCCATCTGCAGCGGCTGTCGCTCGCCGATATCGCACTGGACACCTGGACTTACAACGGTCACACCACGACCAGCGATGCGCTCTGGGCCGGCGTGCCGGTGATCACGCTCGAAGGGAGCCATTATGCGAGCCGGGTCTCGGCCAGCGTGCTGCGGGCGATCGGCCTGCCGGAGCTGATCGCGGCGACGCCCGAGGATTATCGCGCGCTGGCGCTGCGCTATGGCCGCGATGCCTCGGCACGCGCGGCCCTCAAGGCCAGGCTCGCCGCCAACCGCAAGACCATGCCGCTGTTCGACACCGCGCGCTTCACGCGCAACCTGGAAGCGGGCTATCGCGCCATCTGGCGCCGCCATGTCCGCGGGACGAAGCCGGCCTCGATCCGGCTCGTCGAACCCACCGGCGCCGCGGCGTCGGCGGTGGGTGCCGCGATGGGCGAGGCCGAGGCCTTCCGGCACAGCGGCGACCGCCGCAAGGCGATCGTTGCCTATCGCCGCGCCCTGGCGCTCGATCCGGCGGATGTGAGGGGCCAGCTGCACCTGGCCGATCTGCTGCGCACCGAGGGTGCGACCGGTGAAGCCGCGGATCGCTATCGCGAAGCCGCCGCGCTGGATCCGAGCCTGGCCGAAGCCTGGGGCGGCCTCGCCGCGATCCTGGCGGAAGGCGGGCCGATGGCGAAGCATCTGGATCGCTGCCGCGATCTGGCCGCAGGGCGCATGAGGCTCGGCGCATCGTGA
- a CDS encoding TerB family tellurite resistance protein — translation MSIWGKILGGAAGFALGGPVGALAGAVAGHAVDMLTEANLQDDAQALPPGDERAATRQIAFTIGVIVLGAKMAKADGKVTREEIAAFKEVFRVPPHELKNVGRFFDQARKDAHGFEPYARQIAKMFPRKSRVLEELIDGLFHIAKADGKVSDAELDYLRRVAQIFGFAEADFERIRHSHLGPDESDPYTLLGVTRDASDADIKLAWRKLIRETHPDKLIAKGLPQEFVDLATDKMARVNAAYDRIARERGIG, via the coding sequence ATGAGCATCTGGGGCAAGATCCTCGGCGGAGCCGCCGGTTTCGCGCTGGGCGGCCCGGTCGGCGCCCTGGCCGGGGCCGTGGCCGGCCATGCCGTCGATATGCTGACGGAAGCCAACCTGCAGGACGACGCCCAGGCGCTGCCGCCGGGCGACGAGCGGGCGGCGACGCGCCAGATCGCCTTCACCATCGGCGTGATCGTGCTGGGCGCCAAGATGGCCAAGGCCGACGGCAAGGTCACGCGCGAGGAGATCGCCGCCTTCAAGGAGGTGTTCCGGGTTCCGCCGCATGAGCTGAAGAATGTCGGACGCTTCTTCGATCAGGCGCGGAAGGATGCCCACGGCTTCGAGCCCTATGCCCGGCAGATCGCGAAGATGTTCCCGCGAAAGTCGCGGGTTCTCGAAGAGCTGATCGACGGCCTGTTCCATATCGCCAAGGCCGACGGCAAGGTCAGCGATGCGGAACTGGACTATCTGCGCCGGGTCGCGCAGATCTTCGGATTTGCCGAGGCCGATTTCGAGCGGATCCGCCACTCGCATCTCGGCCCCGACGAATCCGACCCCTATACGCTGCTGGGCGTGACGCGCGACGCCAGCGACGCGGACATCAAGCTCGCCTGGCGCAAGCTCATCCGCGAAACCCATCCCGACAAGCTGATCGCCAAGGGCCTGCCGCAGGAATTCGTCGATCTCGCTACCGACAAGATGGCGCGCGTCAATGCCGCCTACGACCGGATCGCCCGGGAGCGCGGCATTGGGTGA
- the rsmH gene encoding 16S rRNA (cytosine(1402)-N(4))-methyltransferase RsmH, which yields MTGKRRNKSDVDASGAQAHVPVMLDEVLAALAPKDGGIYIDGTFGAGGYSRAILAAADCTVWAIDRDPDAIAGAQALAQDFPGRLHAVQGRFGDMRELLSKRGLSHADGIAFDFGVSSMQIDQPERGFSFRFDGPLDMRMGRDGPTAADLVNEMEESDLADLIFRYGEERRARQIARAIVAARRTAPITRTLALAEIVRRASGPRAHDGIDPATRTFQALRIAVNDELGEIRRGLVSAEALLQAAGRLAVVSFHSLEDREVKRFLRERAGRTPQGSRHLPEAPAPTHAPSFRTLSPELVKPGKAETDRNPRARSARLRAAERTAAPAWGESGAAAEED from the coding sequence ATGACCGGCAAGCGTCGCAACAAATCGGACGTCGATGCCTCCGGCGCGCAGGCCCATGTGCCCGTGATGCTCGACGAGGTGCTCGCGGCCCTGGCGCCCAAGGATGGCGGCATCTATATCGACGGCACCTTCGGCGCCGGCGGCTACAGCCGCGCCATCCTCGCCGCCGCTGACTGCACCGTCTGGGCGATCGATCGCGATCCCGATGCGATCGCGGGCGCGCAGGCGCTGGCGCAGGATTTCCCGGGCCGCCTTCATGCGGTGCAGGGGCGCTTCGGCGACATGCGCGAGCTGTTGAGCAAGCGCGGCTTGAGCCATGCCGACGGCATCGCCTTCGATTTCGGCGTCTCCTCGATGCAGATCGATCAGCCCGAGCGCGGCTTCTCCTTCCGCTTCGACGGTCCGCTCGACATGCGCATGGGCCGCGACGGCCCGACCGCCGCCGATCTCGTGAACGAGATGGAAGAATCCGATCTCGCCGATCTCATCTTCCGCTATGGCGAGGAACGCCGCGCCCGCCAGATCGCGCGCGCGATCGTGGCCGCGCGCCGCACCGCGCCGATCACGCGCACGCTGGCGCTGGCCGAGATCGTGCGCCGTGCCTCGGGCCCCCGCGCCCATGACGGCATCGATCCCGCGACCCGCACGTTCCAGGCCTTGCGCATCGCCGTGAATGACGAGCTGGGCGAGATTCGCCGCGGCCTCGTCTCCGCCGAGGCGCTCCTCCAGGCGGCCGGCCGGCTCGCCGTCGTCTCCTTCCATTCGCTTGAGGATCGCGAAGTGAAGCGGTTCCTGCGCGAACGGGCCGGCCGTACACCCCAGGGCTCTCGCCATCTGCCCGAGGCGCCAGCACCCACGCATGCGCCCAGCTTCCGCACCCTGTCGCCCGAGCTGGTGAAGCCCGGCAAGGCCGAAACCGATCGCAATCCGCGCGCCCGCTCGGCGCGCCTGCGCGCGGCCGAGCGCACCGCCGCCCCCGCCTGGGGC
- a CDS encoding N-acetylmuramoyl-L-alanine amidase, with amino-acid sequence MAKLELSEVLSPNHDERPAGQPIDILLLHYTGMKGAQAAIDRLVDPKAKVSAHYLIEEDGTPWRLVAEERRAWHAGVSYWEGSRDINARSIGIELVNPGHEFGYRPFPPAQMDSLEALALEILARHPITPRHVLGHSDVAPPRKQDPGELFDWAGLARHGIGLWPRASATPRSWSVAEFQSGLGRFGYEVPTHGQLDEATKTVLIAFQRHFRPSRFDGAPDDECAGILADLLDQIG; translated from the coding sequence ATGGCAAAGCTCGAACTCAGCGAAGTCCTCTCGCCCAACCATGACGAACGGCCTGCCGGCCAGCCGATCGACATCCTCCTGCTGCATTACACCGGCATGAAGGGTGCGCAGGCGGCGATCGACCGGCTGGTCGATCCGAAGGCGAAGGTGAGCGCCCATTATCTGATCGAGGAGGATGGCACGCCCTGGCGCCTGGTGGCCGAGGAGCGGCGCGCCTGGCATGCCGGCGTCAGCTATTGGGAGGGGTCGCGCGACATCAATGCCCGTTCGATCGGCATCGAGCTGGTCAATCCCGGCCATGAGTTCGGCTATCGGCCCTTCCCGCCGGCCCAGATGGACAGCCTCGAGGCGCTGGCGCTGGAGATTCTCGCGCGCCATCCGATCACGCCCCGCCATGTGCTGGGCCATTCCGACGTGGCGCCGCCGCGCAAACAGGATCCGGGCGAATTGTTCGATTGGGCCGGCCTCGCCCGCCATGGCATCGGCCTCTGGCCGCGCGCGAGCGCCACACCGCGGAGTTGGTCGGTCGCCGAGTTCCAGTCAGGCCTCGGTCGCTTCGGTTACGAGGTTCCAACCCATGGGCAGCTCGACGAGGCGACGAAGACCGTCCTGATCGCGTTCCAGCGTCATTTCCGTCCGTCACGCTTCGACGGCGCGCCCGACGACGAATGCGCGGGCATTCTTGCGGATCTTCTCGACCAGATCGGTTGA
- a CDS encoding DMT family transporter encodes MKPRHLALILLVMMIWGFNFVVVKWGLGLMPPFTFVALRFLGVALLLLPFIKPPPRWRELVGLSVTLGILHFSLMFTGMRDVDASTAAIAVQLQVPFAALLAAYFFKDRIGWRRMLGMVIAFAGVALIAGEPRFENGYLPLALVIAAACVWSFANIQIKKMGDAIDVMALNGWIAVLAFPQLLIVAFLVEGNPIETVPWDHWGVWGVLAFQSILVTLVGYGVWYRMMRKFPVNQVMPFTLMIPLFGVLSGILFLDEPLTWLMVIGGLATLAGVAICVIRRPALVAASTKGGQ; translated from the coding sequence GTGAAACCCCGTCATCTGGCCCTGATCCTTCTCGTCATGATGATCTGGGGATTCAATTTCGTGGTGGTGAAATGGGGGCTCGGGCTGATGCCGCCCTTCACCTTCGTGGCACTGCGCTTTCTCGGCGTGGCGCTGCTGCTGCTTCCCTTCATCAAGCCGCCGCCGCGCTGGCGCGAGCTGGTCGGGCTGTCGGTGACCCTGGGCATTCTTCATTTCAGCCTCATGTTCACCGGCATGAGGGATGTCGATGCGTCGACTGCCGCGATCGCAGTGCAGCTCCAGGTGCCTTTCGCGGCCCTGCTGGCGGCCTACTTCTTCAAGGACCGGATCGGGTGGCGACGCATGCTCGGCATGGTGATCGCCTTTGCCGGCGTGGCGCTCATCGCCGGCGAGCCGCGCTTCGAGAACGGCTATCTGCCGCTGGCGCTCGTCATCGCCGCGGCCTGCGTCTGGTCCTTCGCCAACATCCAGATCAAGAAGATGGGTGACGCGATCGATGTGATGGCGCTCAATGGCTGGATCGCCGTCCTGGCATTCCCTCAACTCCTGATTGTGGCTTTCCTGGTCGAGGGCAATCCGATCGAGACCGTCCCCTGGGATCACTGGGGTGTCTGGGGCGTGCTCGCCTTCCAGAGCATCCTCGTCACGCTGGTGGGCTATGGTGTGTGGTATCGGATGATGCGGAAATTTCCGGTCAATCAGGTGATGCCCTTTACGCTGATGATCCCGCTGTTCGGTGTGTTGTCGGGCATCCTGTTCCTGGATGAGCCCTTGACCTGGCTCATGGTGATCGGGGGTCTCGCGACGCTGGCGGGCGTGGCGATCTGCGTGATCCGGCGGCCGGCCCTCGTGGCGGCCTCGACCAAGGGTGGGCAATAG
- a CDS encoding division/cell wall cluster transcriptional repressor MraZ: MALFIDTFVNKIDRKGRVSVPAPFRAALSGQAFHGIVALPSFKYKAVQCAGIDWMEGIKARLSTNSDLFSEEHDDLTMALFSSAKQLAFDGEGRVQLPEDLAKEANIGEVAAFVGRGEHFEIWEPQALERYKIEARKRALEKGRTLRSARPDGQP; the protein is encoded by the coding sequence ATGGCGCTGTTCATCGACACCTTCGTGAACAAAATCGACCGCAAGGGGCGGGTTTCCGTCCCGGCGCCCTTCCGTGCTGCGCTCTCCGGACAGGCCTTCCACGGAATCGTGGCGCTCCCCTCCTTCAAGTACAAAGCCGTGCAATGCGCCGGCATCGACTGGATGGAAGGGATCAAGGCGCGCCTCAGCACCAACTCCGATCTGTTCTCGGAAGAGCATGACGATCTGACAATGGCGCTGTTCTCCAGCGCCAAGCAGCTCGCCTTCGACGGCGAAGGCCGCGTACAGCTGCCCGAGGATCTCGCCAAGGAAGCCAATATCGGCGAAGTCGCCGCCTTCGTCGGACGCGGCGAGCATTTCGAGATCTGGGAACCCCAGGCGCTCGAGCGCTACAAGATCGAAGCGCGCAAGCGCGCGCTCGAAAAGGGACGCACCTTGCGCAGCGCGCGCCCGGACGGTCAGCCATGA